Proteins encoded together in one Streptomyces sp. B1I3 window:
- the xylB gene encoding xylulokinase has protein sequence MPPRNVVIGVDSSTQSTKAAVTDAETGELLAVGRAPHVVTGAGGARETDPEVWWQALCDAVAAGLKESGLSASCVTGIAVAGQQHGLVVLDRSGRPLRPSLLWNDTRSAPQAAALTAALGGPEAWTARTGTVPVASMTATKWQWLRENEPATAGATVSVRLPHDFLTERLAGTAATDPGDASGTCWYSTDTGTYDPELLGLLGLDTSMLPPVAATGGTRIGSLTPAAAEALGLPAGIAVAAGTGDNMSAAVGLGLGGAGLLDHPVLSLGTSGTVFAASRTRPASTALSGFAAADGTYLPLACTLNCTLAVDRVATLLGLHRDDATPGGEAVLLPYLDGERTPDLPTSSGLLTGLRHDTTPQQLLGAAYEGAAFTVLRALDELLLACGLDPADPEVAGRPLRLIGGGAQGRTWVETVRRLSGRPLIVPSSGELVALGAAALAASAAGGGDPVAVATRWNAKAEDDRIPAVERDTETWERVGSVLDRAAGPLLGG, from the coding sequence ATGCCGCCGCGTAACGTCGTCATCGGCGTGGACAGCTCCACCCAGTCCACCAAGGCGGCAGTCACCGATGCAGAGACCGGTGAACTGCTCGCCGTCGGCCGCGCCCCGCACGTGGTCACGGGTGCGGGCGGTGCGCGCGAGACCGATCCCGAGGTGTGGTGGCAGGCGCTGTGCGACGCCGTCGCCGCCGGGCTCAAGGAATCCGGCCTCTCGGCGTCCTGCGTCACCGGCATCGCCGTCGCCGGGCAGCAGCACGGCCTCGTGGTCCTGGACCGGTCCGGCCGCCCGCTCCGCCCGTCGCTGCTGTGGAACGACACCCGCTCCGCGCCGCAGGCCGCGGCGCTGACCGCCGCCCTGGGCGGCCCCGAGGCCTGGACCGCGCGGACCGGCACGGTGCCCGTCGCGTCCATGACCGCGACGAAGTGGCAGTGGCTGCGCGAGAACGAACCGGCGACCGCCGGGGCGACCGTCTCCGTACGCCTGCCGCACGACTTCCTGACCGAGCGGCTCGCGGGCACCGCGGCGACCGACCCGGGTGACGCGTCGGGCACCTGCTGGTACTCGACGGACACCGGTACGTACGACCCCGAACTACTCGGTCTGCTGGGCCTCGACACCTCGATGCTGCCCCCGGTCGCCGCCACGGGCGGGACGAGGATCGGCTCGCTGACCCCCGCCGCGGCGGAGGCGCTCGGCCTGCCCGCCGGGATCGCCGTCGCGGCCGGCACCGGGGACAACATGAGCGCCGCCGTCGGCCTCGGGCTCGGCGGCGCCGGGCTCCTGGACCACCCCGTCCTCAGCCTCGGCACCTCGGGGACGGTCTTCGCCGCGTCCCGGACGCGGCCCGCCTCCACCGCCCTCTCGGGCTTCGCCGCAGCGGACGGCACGTACCTCCCCCTGGCCTGCACGCTCAACTGCACGCTGGCCGTCGACAGGGTCGCCACCCTGCTGGGCCTGCACCGCGACGACGCGACGCCCGGCGGCGAAGCCGTCCTCCTGCCCTACCTGGACGGCGAGCGCACCCCGGACCTGCCCACCTCCTCCGGTCTGCTGACCGGGCTCCGCCACGACACGACGCCGCAGCAGCTGCTGGGCGCCGCGTACGAGGGCGCGGCGTTCACCGTGCTGCGCGCCCTGGACGAACTGCTGCTGGCCTGCGGCCTCGACCCGGCCGACCCCGAGGTGGCCGGACGGCCGCTGCGGCTGATCGGCGGCGGCGCCCAGGGCCGCACGTGGGTGGAGACCGTGCGCCGGCTCTCCGGCCGTCCCCTGATCGTGCCCAGCAGCGGCGAACTGGTCGCGCTCGGCGCCGCCGCGCTCGCCGCGTCGGCCGCGGGCGGCGGTGACCCCGTCGCCGTGGCCACCCGCTGGAACGCGAAGGCCGAGGACGACCGGATCCCGGCGGTGGAACGGGACACGGAGACGTGGGAGCGCGTCGGATCGGTACTGGACCGGGCGGCCGGGCCGCTGCTCGGCGGGTGA
- a CDS encoding VWA domain-containing protein, protein MIIRKRLTAGVCVLLATLAAGLGTALPAVADEPSAAASPKVELVLDVSGSMRTRDIDGRSRITAAKQAFNDVLDAVPEEVQLGIRTLGADYPGDDRKVGCKDTKQLYPVGPLDRTEAKTAVATLAPTGWTPIGPALLGAADDLEGGDSTRRIVLITDGEDTCGPLDPCEVARDIAARGIHLVIDTLGLVPNAKIRQQLTCIAEATGGTYTAVQHTEELSGRVKQLVDRAAEPVVTPVATEGAGSCAAAPRLEPGLYTDRQEFGKHRWYRVDVLPGQELRASVSVSADRAVNDDYGVLLRALTTHGREIVRGAESGTGRTDAISAGLRYPKPEQDSPDDSDVKPAPEAVCLQLSNSFSAPASVKTTPGMPVELTIDVVDGPDEASDAAAFGLGRGWWLLGVMVLTGLIAGLLFGWISRWRVAVWRTN, encoded by the coding sequence ATGATCATAAGAAAACGGCTGACGGCCGGGGTGTGCGTTCTGCTCGCCACCCTGGCCGCCGGACTCGGCACCGCACTGCCGGCCGTCGCCGACGAACCCTCCGCCGCCGCGTCGCCCAAGGTCGAACTCGTCCTTGACGTCAGCGGCTCCATGCGCACCCGCGACATCGACGGCCGGTCCCGCATCACGGCCGCCAAGCAGGCGTTCAACGACGTCCTGGACGCGGTGCCGGAAGAGGTGCAGCTCGGCATCCGGACGCTCGGCGCCGACTACCCGGGTGACGACCGGAAGGTCGGCTGCAAGGACACCAAGCAGCTCTACCCGGTCGGTCCGCTCGACCGTACGGAGGCCAAGACGGCGGTCGCCACCCTGGCGCCCACCGGCTGGACCCCCATCGGCCCCGCCCTCCTCGGCGCGGCCGACGACCTCGAGGGCGGGGACTCCACCCGCCGGATCGTCCTGATCACGGACGGCGAGGACACCTGCGGCCCGCTCGACCCGTGCGAGGTGGCGCGCGACATCGCCGCACGCGGGATCCACCTGGTGATCGACACCCTGGGCCTGGTGCCCAACGCCAAGATCCGGCAGCAGCTGACCTGCATCGCGGAGGCGACGGGCGGCACCTACACGGCCGTCCAGCACACGGAGGAACTCTCCGGCCGGGTCAAGCAGTTGGTGGACCGGGCCGCCGAGCCCGTCGTCACGCCGGTCGCGACCGAGGGCGCGGGCAGCTGCGCCGCGGCGCCGCGGCTCGAGCCGGGCCTGTACACGGACCGCCAGGAATTCGGCAAGCACCGCTGGTACCGCGTGGACGTCCTGCCCGGCCAGGAGCTGCGCGCCTCGGTGAGCGTGTCGGCGGACCGTGCCGTCAACGACGACTACGGCGTCCTGCTGCGCGCCCTGACCACACACGGCCGCGAAATCGTCCGGGGCGCGGAGTCCGGCACCGGGCGTACGGACGCGATCTCCGCCGGACTTCGCTACCCGAAGCCCGAACAGGACAGCCCCGACGACTCAGACGTGAAGCCGGCCCCCGAGGCCGTCTGCCTCCAGCTCAGCAACTCCTTCTCGGCGCCCGCGTCCGTGAAGACCACCCCGGGCATGCCCGTCGAGTTGACCATCGACGTGGTCGACGGCCCCGACGAGGCCTCCGACGCCGCCGCGTTCGGTCTGGGCCGCGGCTGGTGGCTGCTGGGTGTCATGGTGCTGACCGGCCTGATCGCCGGTCTGCTGTTCGGCTGGATCTCGCGCTGGCGCGTCGCCGTATGGAGGACCAACTGA
- a CDS encoding ThuA domain-containing protein: protein MPPTTGSPSVLLYTRTTDYRHDSIPDGLAAFRELGAEHGFSVDATERPEVFEDGLTGYAAVVFLSTSGDVLTPRGRDGLRAHCAAGGGFMGVHAAACTEYAWPFYGDLLGARFARHPELQPGTVVVEDHDHPATRHLGAAWQLTDEWYEFTTSPRGTVRVLARADGTTYEGGAGAGHPLVWAHEHGGAQVFYTALGHTREIYRDPAFRAHLLGGLRQVIGQG, encoded by the coding sequence ATGCCCCCCACCACCGGTTCGCCGTCGGTCCTCTTGTACACCCGCACCACCGACTACCGGCACGATTCCATCCCTGACGGTCTCGCCGCCTTCCGGGAACTCGGTGCGGAGCACGGCTTCTCCGTCGACGCCACGGAGCGGCCGGAGGTCTTCGAGGACGGGCTCACGGGATACGCGGCCGTCGTGTTCCTCTCCACCAGCGGCGACGTCCTCACCCCACGGGGACGCGACGGCCTCCGCGCCCACTGCGCGGCGGGCGGCGGTTTCATGGGCGTGCACGCCGCGGCCTGCACCGAGTACGCCTGGCCGTTCTACGGCGACCTCCTCGGCGCCCGTTTCGCCCGTCACCCCGAGCTGCAGCCGGGCACCGTCGTCGTGGAGGACCACGACCATCCCGCGACCCGGCACCTGGGCGCCGCCTGGCAGCTGACCGACGAGTGGTACGAGTTCACCACCAGCCCTCGCGGCACCGTACGCGTGCTGGCCCGCGCCGACGGGACGACGTACGAGGGCGGCGCGGGCGCCGGCCACCCCCTCGTCTGGGCCCACGAACACGGCGGCGCCCAGGTCTTCTACACCGCCCTCGGCCACACCCGTGAGATCTACCGCGACCCCGCCTTCCGCGCCCACCTCCTCGGTGGACTCCGTCAGGTGATCGGACAGGGCTGA
- a CDS encoding ABC transporter ATP-binding protein codes for MQQPVSLPRQPSTLDHRYRGEHPIRTLGYLLRPDRRRLVVAVLAFVVKHSPVWLLPLITANIIDVVVQHRPERELWLNAGALLFVLVLNYPLHLLYVRCLNGSVRRMGTALRDSLCRRMQQLSIGYHSRTSAGVLQAKVVRDVETVEQMVQQSADMGLAGIVTLTGGLIVIAVRVPSFLPVFLVVVPLAALLVMKLRTRLRSHNESFRQEVEQLSARVSEMTSLIPITRAHGLERAALNRVDGSLRQVLFAGLRLDVLNGRFGALAWILLNSLGVACLAGSALVAYHGWLPITAGDVVMLSAFFTTLTGSMSTLLSLAPVISKGLESVRSAGEVLEAPDLENNAGKDVVDRVEGRIDFDRVGFAYEGSGGVAVEDFTLSARPGETVALVGASGAGKSTVLNLLIGFIRPTSGRILLDGTDMATLDLRSYRQFLSVVPQESILFEGTIRENVTYGMGETDEATVRRALADANALEFVEGLPDGIHTVVGERGARLSGGQKQRLAIARALIRDPRVLILDEATSALDTRSEALVQEALARLVHGRTVFVVAHRLSTIRAADRIVAMDQGRIAEVGTHGELLASGGVYAGLQPRQSA; via the coding sequence ATGCAGCAACCGGTTTCCCTGCCTCGGCAGCCCTCCACGCTCGACCACCGGTACCGGGGCGAGCACCCGATCCGTACCCTCGGCTACCTCCTGCGGCCCGACCGGAGGCGGCTCGTCGTCGCCGTGCTGGCGTTCGTCGTCAAGCACAGCCCTGTGTGGCTGCTTCCGCTGATCACCGCCAACATCATCGATGTCGTCGTACAGCACCGCCCGGAGCGGGAGTTGTGGCTCAACGCCGGGGCCCTCCTCTTCGTCCTCGTCCTCAACTACCCCCTGCACCTGCTGTACGTGCGGTGCCTGAACGGCAGTGTCCGCCGCATGGGCACCGCGCTGCGCGACTCGCTGTGCCGGAGGATGCAGCAGCTGTCGATCGGTTACCACAGCCGGACGAGTGCCGGGGTGCTGCAGGCCAAGGTGGTCCGCGACGTGGAGACCGTCGAGCAGATGGTGCAGCAGTCCGCCGACATGGGGCTGGCGGGAATCGTCACGCTGACCGGCGGCCTGATCGTCATCGCCGTCCGGGTCCCGTCCTTCCTCCCGGTCTTCCTGGTGGTCGTGCCGCTGGCCGCCCTGCTGGTCATGAAGCTGCGGACGCGGCTTCGCAGCCACAACGAGTCCTTCCGGCAGGAGGTCGAACAACTCTCCGCCCGGGTGAGCGAGATGACCAGCCTCATCCCGATCACCCGGGCGCACGGCCTGGAGCGGGCCGCGCTGAACCGTGTCGACGGCTCGCTGCGCCAGGTGCTGTTCGCCGGGTTGCGCCTCGATGTGCTCAACGGCCGTTTCGGCGCGCTCGCCTGGATCCTGCTCAACTCCCTCGGGGTGGCGTGCCTGGCGGGCTCGGCGCTGGTGGCGTACCACGGCTGGCTGCCGATCACGGCGGGTGACGTCGTCATGCTGAGCGCCTTCTTCACGACGCTGACCGGTTCGATGAGCACCCTGCTGAGCCTCGCTCCCGTCATCAGCAAGGGGCTGGAGTCGGTCCGCTCGGCGGGCGAGGTGCTGGAGGCCCCCGACCTGGAGAACAACGCGGGCAAGGACGTGGTCGACCGGGTCGAGGGCCGCATCGACTTCGACCGGGTCGGCTTCGCGTACGAAGGTTCGGGCGGTGTCGCCGTGGAGGACTTCACCCTGTCCGCACGCCCGGGTGAGACGGTCGCGCTGGTCGGCGCGTCGGGGGCGGGCAAGTCGACCGTCCTGAACCTCCTCATCGGTTTCATCCGTCCCACGTCGGGCCGGATCCTCCTCGACGGCACGGACATGGCGACCCTCGATCTGCGCAGCTACCGGCAGTTCCTGTCGGTCGTCCCGCAGGAGTCCATCCTGTTCGAGGGCACCATCAGGGAGAACGTCACCTACGGCATGGGCGAGACGGACGAGGCGACGGTCCGGCGCGCGCTCGCGGATGCCAACGCGCTCGAATTCGTCGAGGGGCTGCCGGACGGCATCCACACGGTGGTGGGCGAGCGCGGCGCACGGCTCTCGGGCGGGCAGAAGCAGCGTCTGGCCATCGCCCGCGCGCTGATCCGCGACCCCCGGGTACTGATCCTGGACGAGGCGACGTCCGCGCTGGACACCAGGTCGGAGGCGCTGGTCCAGGAGGCCCTGGCCCGTCTGGTGCACGGCCGCACCGTCTTCGTGGTGGCGCACCGGCTGTCCACGATCCGGGCGGCCGACCGCATCGTGGCCATGGACCAGGGACGGATCGCCGAGGTGGGGACGCACGGGGAACTGCTGGCGAGCGGCGGGGTGTACGCGGGGCTGCAGCCCAGGCAGTCGGCGTAG
- a CDS encoding cytochrome P450 gives MSTETGAALDAEPGRYRLVQGPRGLPFLGSLPQFGRDPLGFFERLHGYGSVVRWRFGRNDCVFVADPDCVGELLTETERTFDQPLLGIAFRTVMGNGVVVARGQDWRRKRSLVQPSVRPKQVKSYASTMAGCAVELADTWSGGERVDVKREMAALTQKIAVRTIFGVDTPADAESMGRAMDVAQREIGKEFSGLGAVLPDWVPTPGRARIKKAAAVIDAEVARVVARHRDGGGERPDLLSRLLTAVDESGTPLSDREIRDETVTLYIGGHETTSSTLVWAWYLLSRNRRTRAALTEELDRVLGDREPGIDDYARLPYAQAVVKETLRLYPTIWLVTGVAKEGARIGGIPMPAGTRVWSSQWVTHRDERWFPQPGEFRPERWDPDHGDEIEEYAWFPFGGGPRACLGTRFAMVEAVLVLAVLARRFELDVDPGAVDPVPTLTLQPDREVMATVRAR, from the coding sequence ATGTCCACGGAAACCGGCGCGGCCCTCGACGCGGAGCCGGGCCGTTACCGGCTCGTCCAGGGGCCCAGGGGGCTGCCCTTCCTCGGGAGCCTGCCGCAGTTCGGCAGGGACCCGCTCGGGTTCTTCGAGCGGTTGCACGGCTACGGGTCCGTGGTGCGCTGGCGCTTCGGCCGCAACGACTGCGTGTTCGTCGCGGACCCCGACTGCGTCGGCGAGCTCCTCACCGAGACGGAGCGTACGTTCGACCAGCCCCTGCTGGGCATCGCGTTCCGGACGGTCATGGGCAACGGCGTGGTGGTCGCGCGCGGCCAGGACTGGCGGCGCAAGCGTTCGCTGGTGCAGCCCTCGGTGCGGCCGAAGCAGGTGAAGTCGTACGCGTCGACGATGGCCGGCTGCGCGGTCGAGCTCGCGGACACCTGGTCGGGCGGCGAACGCGTGGACGTGAAGCGGGAGATGGCGGCCCTGACGCAGAAGATCGCGGTCCGTACGATCTTCGGCGTCGACACCCCTGCCGACGCGGAGTCGATGGGCCGGGCCATGGACGTGGCCCAGCGGGAGATCGGCAAGGAGTTCAGCGGTCTCGGCGCCGTCCTGCCCGACTGGGTGCCGACACCCGGACGGGCCAGGATCAAGAAGGCCGCCGCGGTGATCGACGCGGAGGTCGCACGGGTGGTGGCCCGCCACCGCGACGGGGGCGGGGAGCGCCCCGACCTCCTGAGCCGGCTGCTCACGGCGGTCGACGAGAGCGGGACGCCCCTGAGCGACCGGGAGATCCGCGACGAGACGGTCACCCTGTACATCGGCGGCCACGAGACGACCAGCTCCACCCTCGTGTGGGCCTGGTACCTGCTCTCCCGCAACCGCAGGACGCGGGCGGCGCTCACCGAGGAGCTGGACCGGGTACTCGGTGACCGGGAGCCCGGCATCGACGACTACGCACGCCTGCCGTACGCACAGGCGGTGGTGAAGGAGACGCTGCGGCTCTACCCGACGATCTGGCTGGTCACCGGGGTCGCCAAGGAGGGTGCCCGGATCGGCGGCATACCGATGCCGGCCGGCACCCGGGTGTGGAGCAGCCAGTGGGTCACGCACCGGGACGAGCGGTGGTTCCCGCAGCCCGGGGAGTTCCGCCCGGAACGCTGGGATCCGGACCACGGGGACGAGATCGAGGAATACGCCTGGTTCCCCTTCGGCGGCGGACCCCGCGCCTGCCTGGGAACACGCTTCGCGATGGTCGAGGCGGTGCTGGTCCTCGCCGTCCTGGCGCGCCGCTTCGAGCTGGACGTGGACCCCGGCGCCGTCGATCCGGTACCGACGCTGACGCTGCAGCCGGACCGGGAGGTCATGGCGACGGTCCGGGCGCGCTGA
- a CDS encoding ABC transporter ATP-binding protein — MDMEVTAWTSLHTAMNAQQDRRPFSRATLRRIAAFARPHRARIGRFLLLSVVTALLAVATPVLAGHVVDAIVDGKESGTVVRLALLIALIAVSEAGLGLLIRWLSATLGEGLILDLRTAVFDHVQRMPVAFFTRTRTGALVSRLNNDVIGAQRAFSNTLSGVVSNVVTLLLTLGVMLTISWQITVLALVLLPVFVVPARRMGARMAALQREAAGHNATMGTQMTERFSAPGATLIKLFGRPADESAEFAARAGRVRDIGIRTAMLQSTFITALTLVSALALALVYGLGGYYALRGSLEPGAVVALALLLTRLYAPLTALAGARVEVMSALVSFERVFEILDLKPLIAEKPDARRVPAGPVSVEFDGVSFGYPSADKVSLASLEEVATLDTGGGAQVLHDVSFTAEPGRMVALVGSSGAGKSTIAQLLPRLYDADTGAVRLNGVDVRDLTADSIRETLGMVTQDGHLFHESVRANLLLARPDATEDDIWDALRRSRLDGLVASLPEGLDTVVGERGYRLSGGERQRLTIARLLLARQRVVILDEATAHLDSTSEAAVQEALAEALEGRTAVVIAHRLSTVRAADLILVVEDGRIVERGTHEELLALGGRYEELHRTQFERPDTEETPVAR, encoded by the coding sequence ATGGACATGGAAGTCACCGCGTGGACATCGCTCCACACCGCGATGAACGCGCAGCAGGACCGCAGACCCTTCTCCCGGGCCACGTTGCGCCGCATCGCGGCGTTCGCCCGGCCGCACCGGGCGCGCATCGGCCGTTTCCTGCTGCTGAGCGTGGTCACCGCGCTGCTCGCGGTGGCCACGCCGGTGCTCGCCGGGCACGTCGTCGACGCGATCGTGGACGGCAAGGAGAGCGGAACGGTCGTCCGGCTCGCCCTGCTCATCGCCCTGATCGCCGTGAGCGAGGCCGGCCTCGGGCTGCTCATCCGGTGGCTGTCGGCCACGCTCGGCGAGGGGCTCATCCTGGATCTGCGGACCGCCGTCTTCGACCACGTCCAGCGGATGCCGGTCGCCTTCTTCACCCGCACCCGGACCGGCGCGCTGGTGAGCCGGCTCAACAACGACGTGATCGGCGCCCAGAGGGCGTTCAGCAACACGCTGTCCGGCGTCGTCTCCAATGTCGTCACCCTGCTGCTGACCCTTGGCGTGATGCTCACCATCTCGTGGCAGATCACCGTGCTCGCCCTGGTCCTGCTGCCGGTGTTCGTCGTGCCCGCCCGCCGGATGGGGGCACGGATGGCGGCGCTCCAGCGGGAGGCCGCAGGTCACAACGCCACGATGGGCACCCAGATGACGGAGCGCTTCTCGGCTCCGGGCGCGACCCTCATCAAGCTCTTCGGGCGTCCCGCCGACGAGTCCGCGGAGTTCGCCGCCCGCGCCGGCCGGGTGCGTGACATCGGCATCCGCACGGCGATGCTGCAGTCCACCTTCATCACGGCGCTCACCCTCGTCTCGGCGCTCGCCCTCGCCCTGGTCTACGGCCTCGGCGGGTACTACGCGCTGCGCGGCAGCCTGGAACCGGGGGCCGTCGTGGCCCTCGCCCTCCTCCTCACCCGGCTCTACGCCCCCCTGACCGCACTGGCCGGGGCCCGGGTCGAGGTGATGAGCGCCCTGGTCAGCTTCGAGCGGGTCTTCGAGATCCTCGACCTGAAGCCGCTGATCGCCGAGAAGCCGGACGCCCGCAGGGTGCCGGCGGGGCCGGTGTCCGTGGAGTTCGACGGCGTGTCCTTCGGCTACCCGTCCGCCGACAAGGTCTCCCTCGCCTCCCTCGAGGAGGTCGCCACACTCGACACCGGGGGAGGCGCGCAGGTGCTGCACGACGTCTCCTTCACGGCGGAACCGGGCCGGATGGTGGCGCTCGTCGGTTCCTCCGGCGCCGGCAAGTCGACGATCGCCCAGCTGCTGCCCCGGCTGTACGACGCCGACACCGGTGCCGTACGGCTGAACGGCGTCGACGTACGCGACCTGACGGCCGACTCGATCCGGGAGACGCTCGGCATGGTCACCCAGGACGGGCACCTCTTCCACGAGTCGGTGCGCGCCAATCTGTTGCTCGCCCGGCCGGACGCCACCGAGGACGACATCTGGGACGCCCTGCGGCGCTCACGCCTGGACGGGCTGGTGGCCTCGCTGCCCGAGGGGCTCGACACGGTGGTCGGTGAGCGTGGATACCGGCTCTCGGGCGGCGAGCGCCAGCGGCTGACCATCGCCCGGCTGCTTCTCGCCCGGCAGCGGGTGGTGATCCTGGACGAGGCGACCGCACATCTGGACTCCACCTCGGAGGCTGCCGTCCAGGAGGCCCTCGCGGAGGCGCTGGAGGGCCGCACGGCCGTGGTGATCGCCCACCGGCTCTCCACGGTGCGGGCCGCCGACCTCATCCTGGTCGTCGAGGACGGCCGGATCGTCGAGAGGGGCACGCACGAGGAGTTGCTGGCCCTCGGCGGACGGTACGAGGAACTCCACCGCACCCAGTTCGAACGGCCGGACACCGAGGAGACGCCGGTGGCCCGCTGA
- a CDS encoding alpha-ketoglutarate-dependent dioxygenase AlkB, whose protein sequence is MSMHLQGSLFDQDEGPHLSPLTGVRRTVLGDGAWIDLLPGWLSGGDRLMAELAAEVPWRAERRQMYDRTVDVPRLLAFYRETDALPASVLAEARDALSSHYADELGEPFATAGLCYYRDGRDSVAWHGDLVGRGAHQDTMVAILSVGAPRDLLLRPLHGHGSTVRRPLGHGDLIVMGGSCQRTWQHAVPKTTGARGPRISIQYRPRGVR, encoded by the coding sequence ATGTCCATGCATCTCCAGGGCTCTCTGTTCGACCAGGACGAAGGCCCGCACCTCTCGCCGCTCACCGGAGTACGGAGAACCGTCCTCGGTGACGGCGCCTGGATCGACCTGCTGCCCGGGTGGCTGAGCGGGGGCGACCGCCTGATGGCCGAGCTGGCCGCCGAGGTCCCCTGGCGGGCCGAACGCCGGCAGATGTACGACCGGACGGTGGACGTGCCCCGGCTGCTGGCCTTCTACCGCGAGACCGACGCGCTGCCGGCCTCCGTGCTGGCGGAGGCGCGCGACGCCCTGTCTTCGCACTACGCCGACGAGCTGGGCGAGCCCTTCGCCACGGCGGGCCTGTGCTACTACCGCGACGGGCGTGACAGCGTCGCCTGGCACGGCGACCTGGTGGGGCGTGGCGCGCACCAGGACACGATGGTCGCCATCCTGTCCGTGGGTGCTCCGCGCGACCTCCTCCTGCGCCCGTTGCACGGCCACGGCAGCACGGTGCGCCGGCCACTGGGGCACGGCGACCTCATCGTCATGGGCGGCTCCTGCCAGCGCACCTGGCAGCACGCCGTCCCCAAGACCACGGGTGCGCGGGGCCCTCGGATCAGCATCCAGTACCGCCCCCGCGGCGTGCGCTGA
- a CDS encoding ABC transporter substrate-binding protein: MTRTLVRARLRTSAIVTSAAALVALTGCGAADMTKQASPFAAPAGMKTVTLSVQSWVGAQADVAVAQKILEDELGYRVDLVQTDEVPAWDALSQGRVDAILEDWGHPDQEKLYVKDKKTIVSGGDLGVTGHIGWYVPKYWADEHPDVTDWKNLDKYADELRTAESGDKGQLMDGSPSYVTNDKALVKNLGLDYKVVFAGSEAAQITQMQQFAKEKKPFLSYWYQPQWLFNEVPMVEVRLPEYSEACAAKAPEDIDCAYPKTPLQKYLNAGFAKRGGDAAAFLKRFHWSQEDQNEVSELIASDRLSPDEAAARWIRENPDTWKKWLG; this comes from the coding sequence ATGACCCGCACGCTCGTCCGGGCCCGTCTGCGTACGTCCGCGATCGTGACCTCGGCCGCCGCCCTGGTGGCCCTCACCGGTTGCGGCGCCGCCGACATGACCAAGCAGGCGTCACCCTTCGCGGCCCCCGCCGGCATGAAGACCGTCACGCTCTCCGTGCAGTCCTGGGTCGGCGCCCAGGCCGACGTGGCCGTCGCGCAGAAGATCCTGGAGGACGAGCTGGGCTACCGCGTCGACCTCGTCCAGACGGACGAGGTCCCCGCCTGGGACGCCCTCAGCCAGGGCCGGGTGGACGCCATCCTGGAGGACTGGGGCCACCCCGACCAGGAGAAGCTGTACGTCAAGGACAAGAAGACGATCGTCTCCGGTGGGGACCTGGGAGTCACGGGCCACATCGGCTGGTACGTCCCGAAGTACTGGGCGGACGAGCACCCCGACGTCACGGACTGGAAGAACCTCGACAAGTACGCCGACGAACTGCGCACCGCCGAGAGCGGCGACAAGGGTCAGCTGATGGACGGTTCGCCGTCCTACGTCACCAACGACAAGGCGCTGGTGAAGAATCTCGGCCTGGACTACAAGGTCGTCTTCGCCGGCTCCGAGGCCGCGCAGATCACGCAGATGCAGCAGTTCGCCAAGGAGAAGAAGCCCTTCCTCAGCTACTGGTACCAGCCGCAGTGGCTGTTCAACGAGGTGCCCATGGTGGAGGTGCGGCTCCCGGAGTACTCCGAGGCGTGCGCGGCCAAGGCCCCCGAGGACATCGACTGCGCCTACCCGAAGACCCCGCTCCAGAAGTACCTCAACGCCGGCTTCGCGAAGCGCGGTGGGGACGCGGCGGCCTTCCTGAAGAGGTTCCACTGGTCGCAGGAGGACCAGAACGAGGTCTCGGAACTGATCGCCTCCGACAGGCTGAGCCCTGACGAGGCCGCCGCTCGCTGGATCCGGGAGAACCCGGACACCTGGAAGAAGTGGCTCGGCTAG